The Etheostoma cragini isolate CJK2018 chromosome 15, CSU_Ecrag_1.0, whole genome shotgun sequence genome window below encodes:
- the LOC117957499 gene encoding cingulin isoform X2: MMSKAPRWPDTLVNSKTNKPAQKTGGKEPAALTVPASNRGKQAGSCTNKTNISVGRSKSLSSRGSDSTTSGSKADGSLKSGSQGSRQASRPARPAFRLCSSRSFSSLHTSSLTASPFMRSSRSLSRLDRRSTGGDSDHAVSSSQVKKGQTAEKRALYSGQLFSSDEQIRDNKDQCHGDKADKMKTSSSSEPLDSSSSLVSTTSSHRHCNKVKKQPALFNFNKGWMMRKDASGQAADVDGEVNLSTCFGFKDYPAQKSCGLVGHTRDGVYALGAMTSGMRHNWVQAVLKNVRPSLTLEFTSSLSVQETHQKSQHADSQSAEGLEQAEHPNSFLQEHKTSESVEETHQQQKKQVKLQAETEESSADASAMIASSSAPPPQGEGVTDVSSCVEGAGSDSSTSATLLSNLEFWEQQVLTNATCEDTKEKDKLPCEQQTRQLVKELEQTQKELSQMQQLNWDLQEELKREREKPSKERVNAQNYPFSNSSSEQALALQRLQKINHDLHFKLEAQKSSQEEAREDELRRRVDLLAQQAQLLVTGDATALAQAHLEQDRRQFHEQQMEWEQCVASLKAQLSASEEQRREAGLRLAQLQQELQSFHSLQQDADRLNKHLQEVTTQLHANEEAQAQKEARLQKHLTLLQASQDRERRSFAASLAQAEQHSHDLQKRLDTAEQQVESLNKTHTWNRDIEEAQQQLQEELTCTVSAVQNLQDEREQIDRRCRELQNQLCEADEEVGRLQSRLKTDETHYYNLEHSYERVSEELQLALGKVQQKESETQDIREGYERLLDRKEQELSEVLLKMEVLGNSLEETEVKLNDVLRGCTCNFSQLKDENIERQTTDLLTLNDSRPNARDSHAVEHAEDYPERYMSVIQMLETKLYVTEEKLRDIMQRLEEHQSHISCQDPHLCSQLTQSRATTQHLSLLLHSRAKQSQRFAQETENRCRMLVGRFQVALNIIQVCRERLQATPINITDFENQLATVAACLQQGEKDAEKQQHESHNESKGEDRILNDETLPCADSNISAQSEPPSDDMQSVGKCLTREVFVVEKMVSVLQSQHGIGQLSFASREDVGDLAQKYKNIISQRIALKTEKRTGRAECDNSEPLERAIVGVCAEAELIYTALKVQHQYESMTQVNNQEVEPQRKSLADITPPELASYKEQVKGEGRGSEGAAKPVERIESDVQKVEEKKEPDWLERLISRLQKRAKSLRQLCQEISDANAVECRVDDNWENASAADLNLMQEQAKLIYLLDRLHSDLEQQKSEVLQDKLQALCEEQDITLKDEQEAVNHTLCQLQEDNSVLREELECAEQKIVSIETGKQRLLEDIQKIEDYHEERMKKLEMGFQEKIRELQQIHEKEMKHLHGHYTKSSKEKQTKTCTETPALTESTSFIPDQTAVARKAILAGGAAAMREAYQKDLEKLETSCHQGVTAMEEMHRQLIGNLQQQHQTEVAALLKEKDKLLQEETSATMAAIVAMRRAHKQELEKSRSAQHIKECNDIAQLRIEYEKEIQLMHKELEVLSVQHTQRCLENSQLSQELQDEKQALMQYQKENQELKKKQKETDEMSQLHLSLKGQQAHVSPQETDFYEMEVILRAREAEMQFLRQEARSLREDLKIARMDKIYAQNKLKALYMNNQDEPYHDVNKLCEDVKFPTWSPCKDASGQSIEETMTNTSNAALLKKTEKSSLSRQIRGVRSKSLKDGLSIQERMKLFKSF, encoded by the exons ATGATGTCCAAGGCGCCAAG GTGGCCTGATACCCTGGTCAACTCTAAGACCAACAAACCTGCACAGAAGACAGGGGGGAAG GAACCAGCAGCATTAACTGTACCTGCATCTAATAGAGGTAAACAGGCAGGTAGCTGTACGAATAAAACCAACATTAGTGTTGGAAGGAGCAAAAGCCTCAGCAGTAGAGGTAGTGATTCAACTACTAGCGGCAGTAAGGCTGATGGCAGTTTGAAAAGCGGCAGCCAGGGTTCCAGACAAGCATCTCGCCCGGCCAGACCAGCTTTTCGCCTCTGCAGCAGCCGCAGCTTCTCGTCCCTCCACACCTCCTCTCTCACCGCTTCTCCGTTCATGAGAAGCAGCCGCTCTCTCAGCAGACTCGACCGAAGATCCACTGGAGGCG ATTCAGACCATGCAGTTTCAAGTTCACAAgtcaaaaaaggacaaactgcTGAAAAAAGAGCTCTGTATTCTGGCCAGCTGTTCTCCTCTGATGAGCAAATCAg GGATAACAAAGACCAGTGTCATGGCGATAAAGctgataaaatgaaaacaagcagcTCCTCTGAGCCACTGgactcttcctcctctttggTTTCTACCACTTCAAGTCATCGTCACTGCAACAAAGTAAAGAAACAG CCCGCACTGTTTAACTTTAATAAAGGATGGATGATGCGGAAGGATGCATCTGGTCAG GCAGCTGATGTGGACGGTGAGGTAAACTTGTCCACATGTTTTGGCTTCAAAGACTACCCAGCTCAGAAGAGCTGTGGTTTGGTTGGTCAT ACCAGAGACGGAGTGTACGCACTCGGTGCTATGACCTCTGGGATGAGACACAACTGGGTCCAAGCAGTGTTGAAGAATGTGAGGCCCAGTCTTACTCTTGAATTCACAAG CTCCCTTTCAGTGCAAGAAACTCATCAGAAATCACAGCATGCAGACTCACAGTCAGCTGAGGGTCTGGAGCAAGCTGAACACCCAAACAGCTTTTTGCAAGAGCACAAAACCAGTGAAAGTGTAGAGGAAACACAtcaacagcagaaaaaacagGTCAAACTGCAGGCGGAAACAGAGGAAAGTTCTGCTGATGCATCGGCAATGATcgcctcctcctctgctcctccacCGCAGGGTGAAG GTGTGACAGATGTATCATCGTGTGTAGAAGGAGCTGGAAGTGACAGTTCTACCTCCGCAACATTGCTTTCAAATCTTGAGTTTTGGGAGCAACAAGTATTGACAAACGCAACATGTGAGGACACAAAGGAGAAGGATAAATTGCCCTGTGAGCAGCAAACTAGACAACTTGTCAAAGAG CTGGAACAAACACAGAAGGAACTCTCTCAAATGCAGCAGTTAAACTGGGATCTGCAGGAAGAGCtaaaacgagagagagagaagccttCCAAGGAAAGGGTGAATGCACAG AACTATCCTTTCTCCAACTCGTCTTCGGAACAAGCATTGGCTTTACAGCGGCTGCAGAAGATAAACCATGACCTCCACTTTAAGCTTGAGGCTCAAAAGAGTAGCCAGGAGGAAGCCAGGGAAGATGAATTAAGACGAAGGGTGGATCTCTTAGCTCAACAAGCGCAGCTACTGGTCACAGGAGACGCCACAGCACTTGCACAAGCCCATCTGGAGCAAGATCGTCGGCAGTTTCATGAGCAGCAGATGGAGTGGGAGCAGTGCGTGGCGTCCCTGAAGGCCCAGCTGAGTGCCagtgaggagcagaggagggaggCTGGGTTGCGCCTCgcacagctgcagcaggagTTGCAGAGTTTCCACAGTCTCCAGCAGGACGCTGATCGCTTGAACAAACATCTCCAAGAGGTGACAACTCAACTTCATGCTAATGAGGAAGCACAGGCTCAAAAGGAGGCTCGCCTGCAGAAGCACCTCACACTCCTTCAAGCAAGTCAGGACAGAGAAAGGAGGAGCTTCGCCGCTAGCCTGGCACAGGCAGAGCAACACTCACACGACCTTCAGAAGAGACTGGACACGGCTGAACAGCAGGTTGAGAGCCTGAATAAGACTCACACCTGGAACAGGGACATTGAGGAGGCTCAACAACAACTTCAAGAGGAGCTAACGTGCACAGTATCCGCTGTGCAGAATCTTCAAGATGAAAGAGAGCAGATAGACCGTCGCTGTCGAGAGCTGCAGAACCAGTTATGTGAGGCAGATGAGGAGGTGGGCAGGCTGCAAAGCCGCTTGAAAACCGATGAGACGCACTACTACAATCTTGAGCACTCATACGAGAGAGTTAGTGAGGAGCTGCAGCTGGCCTTAGGAAAGGTGCAGCAAAAGGAGTCTGAAACACAGGACATACGAGAAGGCTATGAGAGACTCCTGGACAGGAAGGAGCAAGAGCTGAGTGAAGTTTTGCTGAAGATGGAAGTCCTAGGTAATAGCCTTGAGGAGACGGAAGTGAAGCTGAATGACGTATTGAGAGGCTGCACTTGTAACTTTTCTCAGCTGAAGGATGAGAACATTGAGAGACAGACAACTGATCTTCTCACTTTAAATGATAGCCGGCCGAATGCAAGAGATTCACATGCAGTTGAACATGCAGAAGATTATCCAGAAAGATATATGTCTGTGATCCAGATGCTTGAAACCAAGCTTTATGTAACAGAGGAGAAACTAAGGGACATCATGCAAAGACTGGAGGAGCACCAGAGTCACATCAGTTGCCAGGACCCCCACCTTTGCTCCCAGCTAACTCAAAGCCGAGCCACCACTCAGCACCTCAGTCTGCTGCTCCACAGTCGGGCCAAGCAGAGCCAGCGATTCGCCCAGGAGACAGAAAACCGCTGCAGGATGTTGGTCGGCAGGTTTCAGGTTGCACTGAACATCATACAAGTCTGCAGAGAGAGGCTCCAAGCCACTCCAATTAATATCACGGACTTTGAGAATCAATTAGCAACCGTTGCAGCCTGCCTtcagcagggagagaaagatgCAGAGAAACAACAGCATGAATCACACAATGAAAGCAAAGGAGAGGACAGGATCCTCAATGATGAGACATTACCCTGCGCTGACAGCAACATTAGTGCTCAAAGTGAACCCCCAAGTGATGACATGCAAAGTGTTGGGAAGTGTTTAACGAGGGAAGTATTTGTTGTAGAAAAAATGGTGTCTGTCCTTCAGAGTCAACATGGCATTGGGCAACTATCCTTTGCATCAAGGGAGGATGTGGGGGATTTGgcacaaaagtacaaaaacataatCTCCCAAAGAATAGccctaaaaacagaaaaaaggactGGGAGAGCAGAATGTGACAACAGTGAACCTTTAGAGAGGGCCATTGTTGGAGTCTGTGCTGAAGCGGAACTCATTTATACTGCCTTAAAAGTTCAACATCAATATGAGAGCATGACTCAAGTAAATAATCAAGAAGTGGAGCCTCAAAGGAAGAGTCTGGCAGACATCACCCCCCCAGAGTTGGCTTCCTATAAGGAGCAAGTGAAGGGAGAGGGCAGAGGTTCAGAAGGAGCTGCAAAACCAGTTGAAAGGATTGAATCTGATGTCCAAAAGgtagaggaaaagaaagaaccAGACTGGTTGGAGAGACTAATATCCCGGCTACAGAAAAGGGCAAAATCCTTACGCCAACTCTGCCAGGAGATTTCTGATGCCAATGCAGTAGAGTGTAGAGTGGATGATAATTGGGAAAATGCTTCTGCAGCTGACTTAAATTTGATGCAGGAGCAGGCaaagttaatttatttgttaGACAGGCTTCACTCAGATTTAGAGCAGCAGAAAAGTGAGGTGTTACAGGACAAACTGCAAGCTTTGTGCGAAGAGCAGGATATTACATTAAAGGATGAGCAGGAGGCTGTTAATCACACCTTATGTCAGCTTCAGGAGGACAACAGCGTATTAAGAGAAGAACTGGAGTGTGCTGAGCAAAAGATTGTATCTATAGAGACTGGAAAGCAGAGGCTCCTGGAAGACATACAGAAAATTGAGGATTATCATGAGGAACGGATGAAAAAACTGGAAATGGGGTTTCAAGAGAAGATTAGGGAACTGCAACAGATCCACGAAAAAGAGATGAAGCACTTGCATGGTCACTACACCAAGTCTTCCAAAGAGAAACAGACCAAAACCTGCACAGAGACACCTGCTTTGACTGAAAGTACCTCCTTCATACCAGACCAGACTGCGGTGGCGAGAAAAGCAATATTGGCAGGTGGTGCAGCAGCCATGAGAGAGGCTTACCAGAAAGATCTTGAAAAACTTGAG ACATCCTGTCATCAAGGTGTCACTGCTATGGAGGAAATGCACAGGCAGCTGATAGGTAatctacagcagcagcatcagacaGAGGTGGCAGCACTTCTGAAGGAGAAAGACAAGCTGCTGCAGGAAGAGACATCTGCCACAATGGCAG CCATTGTAGCAATGAGGAGAGCCCATAAACAGGAGCTGGAGAAAAGCCGATCAGCACAGCACATCAAGGAGTGCAATGACATCGCACAACTGCGCATTGAATATGA GAAGGAGATCCAGTTGATGCATAAGGAGCTTGAGGTGTTGTCAGTTCAGCACACTCAGAGATGCCTGGAAAACTCTCAGCTGAGCCAAGAGCTGCAGGATGAGAAACAAGCTTTGATGCAGTACCAAAAAGAAAACCAGGAGCTCAAAAAGAAGCAG aaagagacagatgaaATGTCTCAGCTACATTTATCGCTAAAAGGACAACAAGCACATGTTTCCCCTCAAGAAACCGACTTCTATGAGATGGAG GTGATTCTGCGAGCAAGGGAGGCAGAAATGCAGTTTCTCCGACAGGAAGCTCGTTCTCTCAGAGAAGATTTGAAGATTGCTCGAATG GACAAAATATATGCCCAAAACAAGCTGAAAGCCCTCTATATGAACAACCAGGATGAACCCTATCATGATGTCAACAAACTCTGTGAAGATGTTAAGTTCCCCACTTGGTCTCCATGCAAGGACGCCTCAGGACAGAGCATTG AGGAAACTATGACAAACACAAGTAATGCTGctcttttaaagaaaacagagaaatctTCCCTCTCACGTCAGATCAGAGGAGTGAGATCAAAG AGTTTAAAAGACGGCCTCTCTATCCAAGAAAGAATGAAGTTGTTTAAGTCATTCTGA
- the LOC117957499 gene encoding kinectin isoform X1, whose amino-acid sequence MMSKAPRWPDTLVNSKTNKPAQKTGGKEPAALTVPASNRGKQAGSCTNKTNISVGRSKSLSSRGSDSTTSGSKADGSLKSGSQGSRQASRPARPAFRLCSSRSFSSLHTSSLTASPFMRSSRSLSRLDRRSTGGDSDHAVSSSQVKKGQTAEKRALYSGQLFSSDEQIRDNKDQCHGDKADKMKTSSSSEPLDSSSSLVSTTSSHRHCNKVKKQPALFNFNKGWMMRKDASGQWQKHWFVLTDQILKFYKDSIAEEAADVDGEVNLSTCFGFKDYPAQKSCGLVGHTRDGVYALGAMTSGMRHNWVQAVLKNVRPSLTLEFTSSLSVQETHQKSQHADSQSAEGLEQAEHPNSFLQEHKTSESVEETHQQQKKQVKLQAETEESSADASAMIASSSAPPPQGEGVTDVSSCVEGAGSDSSTSATLLSNLEFWEQQVLTNATCEDTKEKDKLPCEQQTRQLVKELEQTQKELSQMQQLNWDLQEELKREREKPSKERVNAQNYPFSNSSSEQALALQRLQKINHDLHFKLEAQKSSQEEAREDELRRRVDLLAQQAQLLVTGDATALAQAHLEQDRRQFHEQQMEWEQCVASLKAQLSASEEQRREAGLRLAQLQQELQSFHSLQQDADRLNKHLQEVTTQLHANEEAQAQKEARLQKHLTLLQASQDRERRSFAASLAQAEQHSHDLQKRLDTAEQQVESLNKTHTWNRDIEEAQQQLQEELTCTVSAVQNLQDEREQIDRRCRELQNQLCEADEEVGRLQSRLKTDETHYYNLEHSYERVSEELQLALGKVQQKESETQDIREGYERLLDRKEQELSEVLLKMEVLGNSLEETEVKLNDVLRGCTCNFSQLKDENIERQTTDLLTLNDSRPNARDSHAVEHAEDYPERYMSVIQMLETKLYVTEEKLRDIMQRLEEHQSHISCQDPHLCSQLTQSRATTQHLSLLLHSRAKQSQRFAQETENRCRMLVGRFQVALNIIQVCRERLQATPINITDFENQLATVAACLQQGEKDAEKQQHESHNESKGEDRILNDETLPCADSNISAQSEPPSDDMQSVGKCLTREVFVVEKMVSVLQSQHGIGQLSFASREDVGDLAQKYKNIISQRIALKTEKRTGRAECDNSEPLERAIVGVCAEAELIYTALKVQHQYESMTQVNNQEVEPQRKSLADITPPELASYKEQVKGEGRGSEGAAKPVERIESDVQKVEEKKEPDWLERLISRLQKRAKSLRQLCQEISDANAVECRVDDNWENASAADLNLMQEQAKLIYLLDRLHSDLEQQKSEVLQDKLQALCEEQDITLKDEQEAVNHTLCQLQEDNSVLREELECAEQKIVSIETGKQRLLEDIQKIEDYHEERMKKLEMGFQEKIRELQQIHEKEMKHLHGHYTKSSKEKQTKTCTETPALTESTSFIPDQTAVARKAILAGGAAAMREAYQKDLEKLETSCHQGVTAMEEMHRQLIGNLQQQHQTEVAALLKEKDKLLQEETSATMAAIVAMRRAHKQELEKSRSAQHIKECNDIAQLRIEYEKEIQLMHKELEVLSVQHTQRCLENSQLSQELQDEKQALMQYQKENQELKKKQKETDEMSQLHLSLKGQQAHVSPQETDFYEMEVILRAREAEMQFLRQEARSLREDLKIARMDKIYAQNKLKALYMNNQDEPYHDVNKLCEDVKFPTWSPCKDASGQSIEETMTNTSNAALLKKTEKSSLSRQIRGVRSKSLKDGLSIQERMKLFKSF is encoded by the exons ATGATGTCCAAGGCGCCAAG GTGGCCTGATACCCTGGTCAACTCTAAGACCAACAAACCTGCACAGAAGACAGGGGGGAAG GAACCAGCAGCATTAACTGTACCTGCATCTAATAGAGGTAAACAGGCAGGTAGCTGTACGAATAAAACCAACATTAGTGTTGGAAGGAGCAAAAGCCTCAGCAGTAGAGGTAGTGATTCAACTACTAGCGGCAGTAAGGCTGATGGCAGTTTGAAAAGCGGCAGCCAGGGTTCCAGACAAGCATCTCGCCCGGCCAGACCAGCTTTTCGCCTCTGCAGCAGCCGCAGCTTCTCGTCCCTCCACACCTCCTCTCTCACCGCTTCTCCGTTCATGAGAAGCAGCCGCTCTCTCAGCAGACTCGACCGAAGATCCACTGGAGGCG ATTCAGACCATGCAGTTTCAAGTTCACAAgtcaaaaaaggacaaactgcTGAAAAAAGAGCTCTGTATTCTGGCCAGCTGTTCTCCTCTGATGAGCAAATCAg GGATAACAAAGACCAGTGTCATGGCGATAAAGctgataaaatgaaaacaagcagcTCCTCTGAGCCACTGgactcttcctcctctttggTTTCTACCACTTCAAGTCATCGTCACTGCAACAAAGTAAAGAAACAG CCCGCACTGTTTAACTTTAATAAAGGATGGATGATGCGGAAGGATGCATCTGGTCAG TGGCAGAAACACTGGTTTGTCCTGACTGACCAAATCCTGAAGTTTTATAAAGATTCAATAGCTGAGGAG GCAGCTGATGTGGACGGTGAGGTAAACTTGTCCACATGTTTTGGCTTCAAAGACTACCCAGCTCAGAAGAGCTGTGGTTTGGTTGGTCAT ACCAGAGACGGAGTGTACGCACTCGGTGCTATGACCTCTGGGATGAGACACAACTGGGTCCAAGCAGTGTTGAAGAATGTGAGGCCCAGTCTTACTCTTGAATTCACAAG CTCCCTTTCAGTGCAAGAAACTCATCAGAAATCACAGCATGCAGACTCACAGTCAGCTGAGGGTCTGGAGCAAGCTGAACACCCAAACAGCTTTTTGCAAGAGCACAAAACCAGTGAAAGTGTAGAGGAAACACAtcaacagcagaaaaaacagGTCAAACTGCAGGCGGAAACAGAGGAAAGTTCTGCTGATGCATCGGCAATGATcgcctcctcctctgctcctccacCGCAGGGTGAAG GTGTGACAGATGTATCATCGTGTGTAGAAGGAGCTGGAAGTGACAGTTCTACCTCCGCAACATTGCTTTCAAATCTTGAGTTTTGGGAGCAACAAGTATTGACAAACGCAACATGTGAGGACACAAAGGAGAAGGATAAATTGCCCTGTGAGCAGCAAACTAGACAACTTGTCAAAGAG CTGGAACAAACACAGAAGGAACTCTCTCAAATGCAGCAGTTAAACTGGGATCTGCAGGAAGAGCtaaaacgagagagagagaagccttCCAAGGAAAGGGTGAATGCACAG AACTATCCTTTCTCCAACTCGTCTTCGGAACAAGCATTGGCTTTACAGCGGCTGCAGAAGATAAACCATGACCTCCACTTTAAGCTTGAGGCTCAAAAGAGTAGCCAGGAGGAAGCCAGGGAAGATGAATTAAGACGAAGGGTGGATCTCTTAGCTCAACAAGCGCAGCTACTGGTCACAGGAGACGCCACAGCACTTGCACAAGCCCATCTGGAGCAAGATCGTCGGCAGTTTCATGAGCAGCAGATGGAGTGGGAGCAGTGCGTGGCGTCCCTGAAGGCCCAGCTGAGTGCCagtgaggagcagaggagggaggCTGGGTTGCGCCTCgcacagctgcagcaggagTTGCAGAGTTTCCACAGTCTCCAGCAGGACGCTGATCGCTTGAACAAACATCTCCAAGAGGTGACAACTCAACTTCATGCTAATGAGGAAGCACAGGCTCAAAAGGAGGCTCGCCTGCAGAAGCACCTCACACTCCTTCAAGCAAGTCAGGACAGAGAAAGGAGGAGCTTCGCCGCTAGCCTGGCACAGGCAGAGCAACACTCACACGACCTTCAGAAGAGACTGGACACGGCTGAACAGCAGGTTGAGAGCCTGAATAAGACTCACACCTGGAACAGGGACATTGAGGAGGCTCAACAACAACTTCAAGAGGAGCTAACGTGCACAGTATCCGCTGTGCAGAATCTTCAAGATGAAAGAGAGCAGATAGACCGTCGCTGTCGAGAGCTGCAGAACCAGTTATGTGAGGCAGATGAGGAGGTGGGCAGGCTGCAAAGCCGCTTGAAAACCGATGAGACGCACTACTACAATCTTGAGCACTCATACGAGAGAGTTAGTGAGGAGCTGCAGCTGGCCTTAGGAAAGGTGCAGCAAAAGGAGTCTGAAACACAGGACATACGAGAAGGCTATGAGAGACTCCTGGACAGGAAGGAGCAAGAGCTGAGTGAAGTTTTGCTGAAGATGGAAGTCCTAGGTAATAGCCTTGAGGAGACGGAAGTGAAGCTGAATGACGTATTGAGAGGCTGCACTTGTAACTTTTCTCAGCTGAAGGATGAGAACATTGAGAGACAGACAACTGATCTTCTCACTTTAAATGATAGCCGGCCGAATGCAAGAGATTCACATGCAGTTGAACATGCAGAAGATTATCCAGAAAGATATATGTCTGTGATCCAGATGCTTGAAACCAAGCTTTATGTAACAGAGGAGAAACTAAGGGACATCATGCAAAGACTGGAGGAGCACCAGAGTCACATCAGTTGCCAGGACCCCCACCTTTGCTCCCAGCTAACTCAAAGCCGAGCCACCACTCAGCACCTCAGTCTGCTGCTCCACAGTCGGGCCAAGCAGAGCCAGCGATTCGCCCAGGAGACAGAAAACCGCTGCAGGATGTTGGTCGGCAGGTTTCAGGTTGCACTGAACATCATACAAGTCTGCAGAGAGAGGCTCCAAGCCACTCCAATTAATATCACGGACTTTGAGAATCAATTAGCAACCGTTGCAGCCTGCCTtcagcagggagagaaagatgCAGAGAAACAACAGCATGAATCACACAATGAAAGCAAAGGAGAGGACAGGATCCTCAATGATGAGACATTACCCTGCGCTGACAGCAACATTAGTGCTCAAAGTGAACCCCCAAGTGATGACATGCAAAGTGTTGGGAAGTGTTTAACGAGGGAAGTATTTGTTGTAGAAAAAATGGTGTCTGTCCTTCAGAGTCAACATGGCATTGGGCAACTATCCTTTGCATCAAGGGAGGATGTGGGGGATTTGgcacaaaagtacaaaaacataatCTCCCAAAGAATAGccctaaaaacagaaaaaaggactGGGAGAGCAGAATGTGACAACAGTGAACCTTTAGAGAGGGCCATTGTTGGAGTCTGTGCTGAAGCGGAACTCATTTATACTGCCTTAAAAGTTCAACATCAATATGAGAGCATGACTCAAGTAAATAATCAAGAAGTGGAGCCTCAAAGGAAGAGTCTGGCAGACATCACCCCCCCAGAGTTGGCTTCCTATAAGGAGCAAGTGAAGGGAGAGGGCAGAGGTTCAGAAGGAGCTGCAAAACCAGTTGAAAGGATTGAATCTGATGTCCAAAAGgtagaggaaaagaaagaaccAGACTGGTTGGAGAGACTAATATCCCGGCTACAGAAAAGGGCAAAATCCTTACGCCAACTCTGCCAGGAGATTTCTGATGCCAATGCAGTAGAGTGTAGAGTGGATGATAATTGGGAAAATGCTTCTGCAGCTGACTTAAATTTGATGCAGGAGCAGGCaaagttaatttatttgttaGACAGGCTTCACTCAGATTTAGAGCAGCAGAAAAGTGAGGTGTTACAGGACAAACTGCAAGCTTTGTGCGAAGAGCAGGATATTACATTAAAGGATGAGCAGGAGGCTGTTAATCACACCTTATGTCAGCTTCAGGAGGACAACAGCGTATTAAGAGAAGAACTGGAGTGTGCTGAGCAAAAGATTGTATCTATAGAGACTGGAAAGCAGAGGCTCCTGGAAGACATACAGAAAATTGAGGATTATCATGAGGAACGGATGAAAAAACTGGAAATGGGGTTTCAAGAGAAGATTAGGGAACTGCAACAGATCCACGAAAAAGAGATGAAGCACTTGCATGGTCACTACACCAAGTCTTCCAAAGAGAAACAGACCAAAACCTGCACAGAGACACCTGCTTTGACTGAAAGTACCTCCTTCATACCAGACCAGACTGCGGTGGCGAGAAAAGCAATATTGGCAGGTGGTGCAGCAGCCATGAGAGAGGCTTACCAGAAAGATCTTGAAAAACTTGAG ACATCCTGTCATCAAGGTGTCACTGCTATGGAGGAAATGCACAGGCAGCTGATAGGTAatctacagcagcagcatcagacaGAGGTGGCAGCACTTCTGAAGGAGAAAGACAAGCTGCTGCAGGAAGAGACATCTGCCACAATGGCAG CCATTGTAGCAATGAGGAGAGCCCATAAACAGGAGCTGGAGAAAAGCCGATCAGCACAGCACATCAAGGAGTGCAATGACATCGCACAACTGCGCATTGAATATGA GAAGGAGATCCAGTTGATGCATAAGGAGCTTGAGGTGTTGTCAGTTCAGCACACTCAGAGATGCCTGGAAAACTCTCAGCTGAGCCAAGAGCTGCAGGATGAGAAACAAGCTTTGATGCAGTACCAAAAAGAAAACCAGGAGCTCAAAAAGAAGCAG aaagagacagatgaaATGTCTCAGCTACATTTATCGCTAAAAGGACAACAAGCACATGTTTCCCCTCAAGAAACCGACTTCTATGAGATGGAG GTGATTCTGCGAGCAAGGGAGGCAGAAATGCAGTTTCTCCGACAGGAAGCTCGTTCTCTCAGAGAAGATTTGAAGATTGCTCGAATG GACAAAATATATGCCCAAAACAAGCTGAAAGCCCTCTATATGAACAACCAGGATGAACCCTATCATGATGTCAACAAACTCTGTGAAGATGTTAAGTTCCCCACTTGGTCTCCATGCAAGGACGCCTCAGGACAGAGCATTG AGGAAACTATGACAAACACAAGTAATGCTGctcttttaaagaaaacagagaaatctTCCCTCTCACGTCAGATCAGAGGAGTGAGATCAAAG AGTTTAAAAGACGGCCTCTCTATCCAAGAAAGAATGAAGTTGTTTAAGTCATTCTGA